Proteins from a genomic interval of Streptomyces sp. NBC_00820:
- a CDS encoding glycosyltransferase: MRVLLSAYDSRGGVEPLVGLAVRLRELGAEVRVCAPPDEEFAKRLAGVGVEMVPTGRSVRDLVTGKTPPTPGGVPRRAAELVTAFHDKVSEAAEGCDVLVATGLVPAVAGVKSVAEKLGIRYVYASYQPVSLPSPHHPPIPRPGRPLPPDVTDNEVLWDRDAEDAQAVFGEVINTHRASVGLPALDNVRDHVFTDRPWLATDPVLAPWRQPADLDVVQTGAWVLPDERPLPEELVAFLDAGSAPVYVGFGSIPLGDPKDVARVVIEAIRAQGRRAVVSRGWADLALTDDQDDCFVVGEINHQALFRRAAAVVHHGGAGTTTTATWAGAPQVVVAQGGDQPYFAGRVAELGIGAAHDGPTPTVESLSAALATALTPETHARARAVAATFRTDGATVAARLLLDAAGEERPSALGS; the protein is encoded by the coding sequence ATGCGCGTTCTGCTGTCAGCCTATGACTCGCGCGGTGGCGTCGAGCCACTGGTGGGTCTCGCGGTCCGGTTGCGGGAACTCGGCGCGGAGGTGCGGGTGTGCGCGCCGCCGGACGAGGAGTTCGCGAAGCGGTTGGCCGGGGTCGGTGTGGAGATGGTGCCGACCGGCCGGTCGGTGCGCGATCTGGTGACGGGGAAGACGCCGCCGACGCCGGGGGGCGTGCCCCGGCGCGCGGCCGAGTTGGTCACGGCGTTCCACGACAAGGTCTCCGAGGCCGCCGAGGGATGCGACGTGCTGGTGGCGACCGGCCTCGTACCGGCCGTGGCCGGTGTGAAGTCGGTGGCCGAGAAGCTGGGCATCCGTTACGTGTACGCGAGTTACCAGCCGGTCAGCCTGCCGTCGCCGCACCACCCGCCGATCCCGCGGCCGGGCCGGCCGCTCCCGCCGGATGTGACCGACAACGAAGTGCTGTGGGACCGGGACGCCGAGGACGCACAGGCGGTGTTCGGCGAGGTGATCAACACCCACCGGGCGTCGGTCGGCCTGCCGGCGCTGGACAACGTCCGCGACCACGTCTTCACCGACCGCCCGTGGCTGGCGACGGACCCGGTCCTGGCCCCGTGGCGGCAGCCGGCGGACCTCGACGTGGTGCAGACGGGCGCGTGGGTCCTGCCGGACGAACGCCCGCTCCCGGAGGAGCTGGTGGCTTTCCTGGACGCCGGCAGCGCACCGGTGTACGTGGGATTCGGCAGCATTCCCCTGGGCGATCCGAAGGACGTCGCCCGTGTGGTCATCGAGGCGATCCGGGCGCAGGGGCGCCGAGCGGTCGTCTCTCGCGGCTGGGCCGATCTGGCCCTGACGGACGACCAGGACGACTGCTTCGTCGTCGGAGAGATCAACCATCAGGCGCTGTTCCGCCGGGCCGCCGCCGTCGTGCACCACGGCGGCGCGGGTACGACGACCACGGCCACCTGGGCGGGCGCGCCGCAGGTGGTGGTGGCTCAGGGTGGGGACCAGCCGTATTTCGCCGGGCGAGTGGCCGAGCTGGGCATCGGCGCGGCACACGACGGCCCGACTCCGACCGTGGAGTCCCTGTCGGCCGCGCTCGCAACGGCCCTGACCCCCGAGACCCACGCACGCGCGAGGGCCGTGGCCGCCACGTTCCGCACCGACGGGGCGACGGTGGCGGCGAGACTGCTGCTCGATGCCGCCGGTGAGGAAAGGCCGTCCGCCCTGGGGAGTTGA
- a CDS encoding carboxymuconolactone decarboxylase family protein, producing the protein MEARLNVMASPVAAKAIKHLIAAGRALAESTLPPATRELVMLRASQINGCAGCIDMHTKEATASGESAVRLHLVAAWREAKVFTDAERAALELAEQGTRIADAAGGVPDEVWANAAKYYDQDQLADLVMQISVINAFNRGNVITQQPAGDYQAGQLH; encoded by the coding sequence ATGGAAGCTCGTCTGAACGTCATGGCCAGTCCGGTCGCGGCCAAGGCGATCAAGCACCTCATCGCCGCGGGCAGGGCGCTCGCGGAGTCGACGCTGCCGCCCGCCACGCGCGAACTGGTGATGCTGCGCGCCAGCCAGATCAACGGGTGCGCCGGATGCATCGACATGCACACCAAGGAGGCCACCGCCTCGGGGGAGAGTGCGGTCCGCCTCCACCTGGTCGCGGCCTGGCGCGAGGCCAAGGTCTTCACCGACGCCGAGCGCGCCGCGCTGGAGCTGGCGGAGCAGGGCACCCGCATCGCGGACGCGGCCGGAGGTGTCCCGGACGAAGTGTGGGCCAACGCCGCCAAGTACTACGACCAGGACCAGCTCGCCGACCTGGTGATGCAGATCTCCGTCATCAACGCCTTCAACCGCGGAAACGTCATCACCCAGCAGCCCGCCGGTGATTACCAGGCCGGTCAGCTCCACTGA
- a CDS encoding GNAT family N-acetyltransferase, producing the protein MSDFVARAIATERLDLLPLHVEHADDMAAVLSDPALHTFIGGTPETSRSLRSRYERMTAGSPDPAVSWLNWVIRLRGEACLTGTVQATIGPSAQGPVAEIAWVVGTPWQGRGIAKEAAGGLVDWLGRQPVRTVVAHIHPGHRASAAVASAAGLTSTGEEREDGEIRWRRNLG; encoded by the coding sequence ATGAGTGACTTCGTGGCCCGCGCCATCGCTACCGAGCGGCTGGATCTGCTGCCGCTTCACGTCGAACACGCCGACGACATGGCCGCGGTGCTGTCCGACCCGGCCCTGCACACCTTCATCGGCGGCACCCCGGAAACCTCGCGGTCCCTGCGCTCCCGGTACGAGCGCATGACCGCTGGGTCACCCGACCCGGCCGTGTCCTGGCTGAACTGGGTGATACGGCTGCGCGGCGAAGCCTGCCTGACGGGAACCGTCCAGGCGACGATCGGCCCTTCCGCCCAGGGGCCCGTCGCCGAGATCGCCTGGGTGGTGGGGACGCCGTGGCAGGGCAGAGGCATCGCCAAGGAAGCGGCCGGGGGACTTGTCGACTGGCTCGGCCGGCAGCCGGTGCGGACGGTCGTCGCCCACATCCACCCCGGCCACCGGGCATCCGCCGCCGTGGCCTCCGCGGCCGGGCTCACGTCCACCGGCGAGGAGCGGGAGGACGGGGAGATCCGCTGGCGGCGGAACCTCGGGTAG
- a CDS encoding isoamylase encodes MSSLSPALARTRKRRRLAIRTATAVLAVTAALAVPLTPGGLAVPAAAATGAPLGARYDASGTQVEFRVYSSRATRIDLYLYRTATGSQEAAALQLTKDAATGVWSVTVPVTTLQQQYGITGPVYYGYRAWGPNWPYSASWTKGSTAGFVTDVDAAGNRFDPNKLLTDPYARELSHDPLTPAATDRTVYGTGPQYRAVDDAVQAPKGIVLAADATSTGTKPTRALKDDVVYEVHVRGLTQNDTSVPAAYRGTYKGAALKAAGLAALGVTAVEFLPVQEVQNDANDADPAGATGDDYWGYNTLDYFAPDRRYASDRSAGGPTREFKGMVKAFHDAGIKVFTDVVYNHTAEGGPWNAGDKNTYSLFSLRGLDNPAYYSLTNDLQSPWDNTGVGGNVNTYNPVAQTLITDSLAYWKDTLGVDGFRFDLAPVLGNTCQHGCFQYSRTDPNTALNRITALMPARPASGGSGTDWIAEPWALGSGTYQVGNFPSGWSEWNDKFRDTMRRDQNALGVENVTPSELATRFAGSSDLYQPSGRAPFNSVNFMVAHDGFTLADLYRCNAKDNNQAWPYGPSDGGSDYNLSWDQAGVAADQRKAARNGFAFLMLSAGTPMMTGGDEYLRSIRCNNNPYNLDSTANWLTTSLTTDQSTFRTYAQRLIAFRKAHPALRPAAFYSAADGNSNGMGQLDWFTPAGSAPDAAYWANPDNHALARRYDGTELGDPSSALYVAYNGWSGDVDFTLPSPGAGKSWYRVTDTSAWAEGADQVAAPGSEAAVGGSGTVYRLHGRAVLLLIAK; translated from the coding sequence GTGTCTTCGCTCTCCCCTGCTCTCGCGCGCACGCGCAAAAGACGCCGCCTCGCCATCCGCACCGCGACCGCGGTCCTCGCCGTGACCGCCGCTCTCGCCGTACCGCTGACCCCCGGCGGTCTCGCCGTGCCCGCCGCCGCGGCCACGGGCGCTCCCCTCGGCGCCCGCTACGACGCCTCCGGCACCCAAGTGGAGTTCCGGGTGTACTCCTCCCGGGCCACCCGCATCGACCTGTACCTGTACCGGACAGCGACCGGCAGCCAGGAGGCGGCCGCCCTCCAGCTCACCAAGGACGCCGCGACCGGCGTCTGGTCGGTGACCGTACCCGTGACGACGCTCCAGCAGCAGTACGGCATCACGGGCCCGGTCTACTACGGCTACCGGGCCTGGGGGCCCAACTGGCCCTACTCCGCCTCATGGACCAAGGGATCCACCGCGGGCTTCGTGACGGACGTGGACGCGGCCGGCAACCGGTTCGACCCGAACAAGCTGCTCACCGACCCCTACGCGCGGGAACTGTCCCACGACCCGCTCACCCCCGCCGCCACCGACCGCACGGTGTACGGCACCGGCCCCCAGTACCGCGCGGTCGACGACGCCGTACAGGCCCCGAAGGGCATCGTCCTCGCCGCGGACGCCACGAGCACCGGCACCAAGCCGACCCGCGCCCTGAAGGACGACGTGGTGTACGAGGTGCACGTGCGCGGGCTCACCCAGAACGACACCTCCGTGCCCGCCGCCTACCGCGGCACCTACAAGGGCGCGGCGCTGAAGGCCGCCGGCCTCGCGGCCCTCGGCGTCACCGCGGTGGAGTTCCTCCCCGTGCAGGAGGTGCAGAACGACGCCAACGACGCCGACCCGGCCGGCGCGACCGGGGACGACTACTGGGGCTACAACACCCTCGACTACTTCGCGCCGGACCGCCGTTACGCCTCCGACCGGAGCGCGGGCGGACCCACACGCGAGTTCAAGGGGATGGTGAAGGCGTTCCACGACGCCGGGATCAAGGTGTTCACCGACGTCGTCTACAACCACACCGCCGAGGGCGGCCCCTGGAACGCGGGCGACAAGAACACCTACAGCCTGTTCTCCCTGCGCGGCCTGGACAATCCCGCCTACTACTCGCTCACCAACGACCTGCAGAGTCCCTGGGACAACACCGGCGTCGGCGGCAACGTCAACACCTACAACCCGGTCGCCCAGACTCTGATCACCGACTCGCTGGCGTACTGGAAGGACACGCTCGGCGTCGACGGTTTCCGCTTCGACCTCGCACCGGTCCTGGGCAACACCTGCCAGCACGGCTGCTTCCAGTACAGCCGCACCGACCCGAACACCGCGCTCAACCGGATCACGGCCCTGATGCCCGCGCGTCCGGCGTCCGGCGGCTCCGGAACGGACTGGATCGCCGAACCCTGGGCCCTGGGCAGCGGGACCTACCAGGTCGGCAACTTCCCCTCCGGATGGTCCGAATGGAACGACAAGTTCCGTGACACCATGCGCCGCGACCAGAACGCGCTGGGCGTGGAGAACGTCACCCCCAGCGAACTGGCGACCCGGTTCGCCGGTTCCTCCGACCTCTACCAGCCCAGCGGCCGCGCGCCCTTCAACTCCGTCAACTTCATGGTGGCGCACGACGGTTTCACCCTCGCCGACCTCTACCGCTGCAACGCCAAGGACAACAACCAGGCCTGGCCGTACGGTCCTTCCGACGGCGGCTCCGACTACAACCTGTCCTGGGACCAGGCGGGCGTCGCGGCCGACCAGCGCAAGGCCGCCCGCAACGGCTTCGCCTTCCTGATGCTGTCGGCCGGAACACCGATGATGACCGGCGGCGACGAGTACCTGCGCTCGATCCGCTGCAACAACAACCCCTACAACCTCGACTCCACGGCCAACTGGCTCACCACGTCCCTCACCACCGACCAGAGCACCTTCCGCACCTACGCCCAGCGCCTGATCGCCTTCCGGAAGGCCCACCCCGCCCTGCGCCCGGCGGCCTTCTACAGCGCCGCCGACGGCAACAGCAACGGCATGGGCCAGCTGGACTGGTTCACCCCGGCGGGCAGCGCACCCGACGCCGCCTACTGGGCGAACCCCGACAACCACGCCCTCGCCCGGCGCTACGACGGCACCGAACTCGGTGACCCCAGCAGCGCGCTCTACGTCGCCTACAACGGCTGGTCGGGCGACGTCGACTTCACCCTCCCGTCTCCCGGCGCCGGGAAGAGCTGGTACCGCGTCACCGACACCTCCGCCTGGGCCGAGGGCGCCGACCAGGTCGCCGCTCCCGGCAGCGAGGCCGCGGTCGGCGGCTCCGGCACCGTGTACCGGCTGCACGGCCGCGCGGTCCTGCTCCTGATCGCCAAGTAG
- a CDS encoding Pls/PosA family non-ribosomal peptide synthetase, with product MVEQSSEVHISEPGAGTVAGRCHTDPTGTGTEQKLAEALAGVVGAEHVAVDSHFFTDLGANSLVMAQFCARVRKLADLPSPSMKDIYRYPTIRSLAAALTAAAPEPVGAPDPASASAQPPPPLPAVPVSGLNHFLCGTFQLLAFLGYSLVAGFATAAGYEWIADGSGLADIYLRSLLFGGLGFIALCVFPVIAKWLLVGRWKAGEFPLWGAAYVRFWLVKVLLHANPMILFIGNPLYVLYLRALGAQVGKGVTILSHSVPVCTDLLTIGDGTVIRKDAFFLGYRAHAGRLETGRVTLGRDVYIGEKTVLDIDTSMGDGAQLGHSSALYRGQAVPDGARWHGTPAQPTDVDYLRVAPAACGTGRRAWFGLVTLVQLLFLYIPLAVGGIYMLFTEVPALGRRLDPQTAVARSQLIPDALILSCVLFFGFAVLGLVVLCTVPRLLGLAVRPDRVYPLYGFQYAVHRSIARMTNPKFFAWLFGDSSYIVHYLRGIGYDLSRVEQTGSNFGTEVQHETPLLVTVGRGTMVADGLSVINADYSSTSFRVSRATIGAHNFLGNNIAYPTGGRTGENCLLATKVMVPLDGEIREGVGLLGSPSFEIPRSVERDSRFDDLRTGDTLRLRLAAKNRYNLRSMAFMLGVRWLQTFALTLIALASVDLYGVLGHVVIAGYLALTLAFSTLYYIVVERAIMSFRRLRPQLCSIYDRSFWLQERLWKVPDHYLNIFNGTPFKCFVWRLLGVRVGRRVFDDGCYLTDRTLATIGDECTLNAGSKIQCHSQEDGTFKSDHTALGAGCTLGVASHVHYGVTMNDGAVLAPDSFLMKGEEVPSYARWGGNPAVDMPETAGRSYGSGPESSPSSVDASAATVS from the coding sequence ATGGTGGAGCAGTCATCCGAGGTCCACATATCCGAGCCGGGCGCCGGCACCGTCGCAGGACGGTGCCACACCGACCCGACCGGGACAGGGACCGAACAGAAACTGGCGGAAGCGCTGGCAGGCGTCGTAGGAGCCGAGCACGTCGCGGTCGACAGTCACTTCTTCACCGACCTCGGCGCCAATTCCCTGGTCATGGCGCAGTTCTGCGCACGGGTCAGGAAGCTCGCGGACCTGCCGTCACCGTCCATGAAGGACATCTACCGGTATCCCACGATCCGAAGCCTCGCCGCGGCACTCACGGCGGCCGCGCCTGAACCCGTCGGCGCACCGGATCCCGCGTCGGCGTCCGCACAGCCGCCGCCCCCGCTTCCGGCCGTACCGGTCAGCGGGCTGAACCATTTCCTCTGCGGAACCTTCCAGTTGCTGGCGTTCCTGGGCTATTCGCTGGTCGCCGGATTCGCGACCGCCGCGGGATACGAGTGGATCGCCGACGGTTCCGGACTGGCCGACATCTATCTGCGGTCGCTGCTCTTCGGCGGTCTCGGATTCATCGCGCTGTGCGTGTTCCCGGTCATCGCCAAATGGCTGCTCGTCGGCCGCTGGAAAGCAGGCGAATTCCCTCTCTGGGGAGCGGCGTACGTACGTTTCTGGCTCGTCAAGGTACTGCTGCACGCGAATCCGATGATTCTCTTCATCGGAAATCCGCTGTACGTGCTGTATCTGCGGGCACTCGGCGCGCAGGTCGGCAAGGGTGTCACGATCCTGTCCCACTCCGTACCGGTCTGCACCGACCTGCTGACGATCGGCGACGGCACGGTCATCCGGAAGGACGCGTTCTTCCTCGGCTACCGCGCGCACGCGGGACGCCTCGAGACCGGCCGGGTCACGCTCGGCCGGGACGTGTACATCGGTGAGAAGACCGTCCTGGACATCGACACCTCGATGGGCGACGGCGCGCAGCTGGGCCACTCGTCCGCCCTCTACCGCGGCCAGGCGGTGCCGGACGGCGCGCGCTGGCACGGGACGCCGGCGCAGCCCACGGACGTCGACTACCTGCGCGTCGCGCCGGCCGCCTGCGGCACCGGTCGCCGCGCCTGGTTCGGTCTGGTCACGCTGGTCCAACTGCTCTTCCTGTACATACCGCTGGCCGTGGGCGGCATATACATGCTGTTCACCGAGGTGCCCGCGCTCGGCAGGCGGCTCGACCCGCAGACGGCGGTCGCACGCTCGCAGCTGATACCCGACGCGCTGATCCTGTCCTGCGTCCTGTTCTTCGGATTCGCCGTCCTGGGCCTCGTCGTCCTGTGCACCGTGCCGCGGCTGCTCGGTCTGGCCGTCAGGCCTGACCGGGTCTATCCGCTCTACGGCTTCCAGTACGCCGTGCACCGCTCGATCGCCCGCATGACGAACCCCAAGTTCTTCGCCTGGCTCTTCGGCGACAGTTCCTACATCGTGCACTACCTCCGGGGCATCGGATACGACCTGTCCCGGGTCGAGCAGACCGGGTCGAACTTCGGCACCGAAGTGCAGCACGAGACTCCCCTGCTGGTCACCGTCGGCAGGGGGACGATGGTGGCCGACGGTCTCTCCGTCATCAACGCGGACTACTCCAGCACCTCCTTCCGGGTCTCCCGGGCGACGATCGGTGCGCACAACTTCCTGGGCAACAACATCGCCTATCCCACGGGCGGCAGGACCGGCGAGAACTGCCTCCTGGCGACGAAGGTGATGGTGCCCCTCGACGGCGAGATCCGCGAAGGCGTGGGCCTCCTGGGTTCCCCGAGCTTCGAGATACCCCGGTCGGTGGAGCGCGACTCACGGTTCGACGACCTGCGGACCGGTGACACGCTGCGCCTGCGGCTCGCCGCGAAGAACCGCTACAACCTGCGCTCGATGGCGTTCATGCTGGGCGTGCGGTGGCTGCAGACCTTCGCGCTGACACTGATCGCCCTCGCCTCCGTGGACCTGTACGGCGTGCTCGGGCACGTGGTGATAGCCGGGTATCTCGCGCTGACGCTGGCGTTCTCCACCCTGTACTACATCGTGGTGGAGCGCGCCATCATGTCGTTCCGCCGGCTGCGCCCCCAGCTCTGCTCCATCTACGACCGGTCCTTCTGGTTGCAGGAGCGGCTGTGGAAGGTTCCGGACCACTACCTCAACATCTTCAACGGCACGCCGTTCAAGTGCTTCGTCTGGCGGCTGCTGGGCGTGCGCGTCGGCCGCAGGGTGTTCGACGACGGCTGCTATCTGACGGACCGGACGCTCGCCACGATCGGCGACGAGTGCACGCTCAACGCCGGAAGCAAGATCCAGTGCCACTCGCAGGAGGACGGCACCTTCAAGTCGGACCACACCGCACTCGGGGCGGGCTGCACGCTCGGCGTGGCCTCGCACGTGCACTACGGCGTGACGATGAACGACGGCGCGGTGCTGGCACCCGACTCGTTCCTCATGAAGGGCGAGGAAGTGCCCTCGTACGCGCGGTGGGGCGGCAACCCGGCCGTGGACATGCCGGAAACGGCCGGCCGTTCGTACGGCAGCGGCCCGGAATCGTCACCGTCTTCGGTCGACGCCTCCGCGGCGACCGTGAGTTGA